In one Musa acuminata AAA Group cultivar baxijiao chromosome BXJ2-5, Cavendish_Baxijiao_AAA, whole genome shotgun sequence genomic region, the following are encoded:
- the LOC135613164 gene encoding ammonium transporter 1 member 3-like: MATSWETSVTESINAVYLLFSAYLVFVMQLGFAMLCAGSVRAKNALNVMLTNVVDAVVGTVSYYLFGFAFAFGGSNPFIGTSFFALHHVPNDSYDYAYFLYQWAFAIAVAGITSGSIAERTQFSAYLVYSSLLTGFVYPVVAHWVWSSEGWLSPSAGGVGLLFGSGAIDFAGSGVVHLVGGIAGLWGAVIEGPRVGRFDAFGKPVPMRGHNATLVVLGTFLLWFGWFGFNPGSYARILVPYPDAPDQGNWTGVGRTAVTTALAGSTAGLVTLFGRRLLAGHWDALDVCNGLLGGFVAITSGCAVVEPWAAIVCGFFAAWVLIGLNTLALKLRFDDPLEAAPLHGGCGAWGLIFTGLFAKEELVVQAYESGEVGVSRPFGLLLGGGWGLLLAQVVAVVVIVGWVSLTMAPLFYVLHKLHLLRISVDEELAGLDISSHGGYAYVTHPEEHHPRFYADYTSIADGTR; the protein is encoded by the coding sequence ATGGCGACATCATGGGAGACGAGTGTGACGGAGTCCATCAACGCCGTCTACCTCCTGTTCTCGGCATACCTCGTCTTCGTGATGCAGCTCGGCTTCGCCATGCTTTGCGCCGGCTCCGTCCGCGCCAAGAACGCCCTCAACGTCATGCTCACCAACGTGGTGGACGCCGTGGTGGGCACCGTGTCCTACTACCTCTTCGGTTTCGCCTTCGCTTTCGGCGGCTCCAACCCCTTCATCGGGACCTCCTTCTTCGCGCTCCACCACGTCCCCAACGACTCCTATGACTACGCCTACTTCCTCTACCAGTGGGCCTTCGCGATCGCTGTGGCGGGCATCACCAGCGGCTCCATCGCGGAGCGCACTCAGTTCAGCGCCTACCTCGTGTACTCCTCCCTGCTCACGGGGTTCGTGTACCCGGTCGTGGCGCACTGGGTGTGGTCGTCGGAGGGGTGGCTCAGCCCGAGCGCCGGCGGCGTGGGGCTGCTTTTCGGGTCTGGGGCCATCGACTTCGCGGGGAGCGGGGTGGTCCACCTGGTGGGGGGGATCGCGGGCCTGTGGGGGGCGGTGATCGAAGGGCCACGGGTCGGCCGCTTCGACGCGTTCGGGAAGCCCGTCCCCATGCGCGGCCACAACGCGACACTGGTGGTCCTCGGCACGTTCCTGCTCTGGTTCGGCTGGTTCGGGTTCAATCCCGGGTCCTACGCCCGGATCCTGGTGCCCTACCCGGACGCGCCTGACCAGGGGAACTGGACCGGGGTGGGGCGCACGGCGGTGACCACCGCACTCGCCGGCTCCACCGCGGGCCTCGTGACGCTCTTCGGCCGCCGGCTGTTGGCGGGACACTGGGACGCGTTGGACGTGTGCAACGGGCTCTTGGGCGGGTTCGTGGCCATCACCTCCGGCTGCGCCGTGGTCGAGCCCTGGGCCGCCATAGTCTGCGGGTTCTTCGCCGCCTGGGTGCTGATAGGGCTCAACACGCTCGCGTTGAAGCTACGGTTCGACGACCCACTAGAGGCAGCGCCGCTGCACGGCGGGTGCGGGGCGTGGGGGCTCATCTTCACGGGGCTGTTCGCCAAGGAGGAGCTGGTGGTGCAGGCGTATGAGTCGGGCGAGGTGGGGGTTAGCCGGCCCTTCGGGTTGCTGCTGGGGGGCGGATGGGGGCTGCTCTTGGCgcaggtggtggcggtggtggtgatcGTAGGGTGGGTGAGCCTGACCATGGCGCCGCTGTTCTACGTGCTGCACAAACTACACCTGCTGAGGATATCGGTGGACGAGGAGCTGGCGGGGCTGGACATCTCCAGCCATGGCGGCTACGCTTATGTGACGCACCCGGAAGAACATCACCCACGATTCTACGCGGACTACACGAGCATCGCGGATGGGACCCGTTGA
- the LOC135613162 gene encoding DNA-directed RNA polymerase II subunit RPB1-like, whose amino-acid sequence MEESMNRSLRRPAPGRTLTKETDEELALFIEMRKLEKERRDLRLHSTGELDPPLGSKPGSAPKFRIGASAPARKAGIDDFLNSNNGKNDYDWLLTPPGTPLFLSLDTDSERSPTRENGIPKAHPTVLRSRLANAPNPSRNLLASRQPPSYSVLNSSAAATRRPSSSGGPTHGVSRPATPTGSPALPAVSKPARPSTPTSRATLPSRSSAPPSRSSTPVRSSTPTARPSVSAANKPASRSTTPTRRPSAPSTAPVSSAPPRRSSSVTRSGSTISRSSAPPCGSSPTIKPRPLKPSDIPGFSLDTPPNLRTSLSERPSSASRGRPGGPSSRSSSVEPGPNVRPRRQSCSPSRGRVSNGNAHKGNSVQAPSRRQARDSNNSNPVVLGNRMVECTVNVRRLAPPKQDNQRLTNDNLSGKTCVSPDSTGFGRSLSKQSLDMAFRHMDIRRSIPNSLRPLMANIPASSVYSVRSGSTRSRTVSASGSPLTTSSTTSSEQSVNNNMTCLGRNEIEDDLTSDKGVRCSSALSISR is encoded by the exons ATGGAAGAAAGCATGAATCGGAGCCTTAGGAGGCCAGCTCCGGGGCGCACATTGACGAAGGAGACGGACGAGGAGCTCGCCCTCTTCATCGAGATGCGGAAACTGGAGAAGGAGCGAAGAGACCTTCGCCTGCACAGTACCGGCGAACTCGATCCGCCGTTGG GATCTAAACCTGGCAGTGCTCCCAAATTCCGGATTGGCGCTTCAGCACCTGCGCGCAAGGCGGGTATTGATGACTTCCTGAATTCCAACAACGGAAAGAATGACTATGACTG GCTTCTTACACCACCAGGTACTCCACTTTTTCTGTCTTTGGATACTGATTCTGAAAGATCTCCTACGAGAGAGAATGGGATTCCAAAAGCTCATCCCACAGTGCTGAGATCTCGG TTAGCAAATGCTCCAAATCCATCAAGGAACCTGTTGGCATCGAGGCAACCGCCATCATACTCTGTCTTGAACTCATCTGCTGCGGCAACTCGCAGGCCATCATCGTCTGGTGGACCCACTCATGGTGTATCTAGACCTGCAACTCCAACTGGAAGCCCTGCATTACCTGCTGTTTCAAAACCTGCCAGACCTTCCACTCCCACTTCTCGAGCTACTTTACCTTCAAGATCATCAGCTCCTCCGTCGCGATCATCAACACCTGTTAGATCATCTACACCAACGGCTAGGCCATCTGTATCAGCGGCCAACAAGCCTGCATCAAGGTCAACTACGCCTACGAGGCGACCTTCTGCCCCATCTACTGCACCTGTCAGTTCTGctccaccaagaagatcatcttcTGTAACGAGGTCAGGTTCAACAATATCTAGAAGTTCGGCACCACCATGTGGAAGCTCTCCGACCATAAAACCTCGACCATTGAAACCCTCAGATATTCCTGGTTTTTCTCTCGATACACCCCCCAACTTAAGGACTTCACTATCTGAGAGGCCCTCCTCAGCTTCTCGGGGTAGACCTGGAGGACCCAGCAGTCGATCATCATCTGTTGAGCCTGGACCCAATGTTCGACCAAGGAGGCAGTCTTGCTCTCCATCCAGAGGAAGGGTCTCTAATGGCAATGCTCATAAAGGCAATTCTGTTCAAGCACCAAGCAGGCGGCAAGCACGTGACAGCAACAACTCGAACCCAGTTGTGCTTGGTAATAGGATGGTTGAATGCACAGTGAACGTGAGAAGACTGGCACCCCCAAAGCAAGACAACCAACGACTGACCAATGATAACCTCTCCGGCAAAACTTGTGTTTCACCAGATAGCACTGGCTTTGGGAGATCACTATCAAAACAATCTTTGGATATGGCATTCAGGCATATG GATATAAGGAGGAGTATTCCCAACAGTCTGAGGCCATTGATGGCAAACATTCCAGCATCGTCTGTGTATAGTGTCAGGTCAGGCTCCACAAGAAGCAGGACAGTGAGTGCTTCAGGCTCTCCTCTCACCACAAGCAGCACAACCAGTTCTGAACAAAGTGTCAACAACAACATGACCTGTCTTGGTCGAAATGAAATCGAAGACGATCTTACCAGTGACAAGGGAGTCAGGTGCTCCTCTGCTCTCTCCATTTCCAGATGA
- the LOC135585530 gene encoding coronatine-insensitive protein homolog 1b-like has product MEQRRFDRAVSFGISDAALERVMAYVDDPRDREAISLVCKKWYRIDALSRKHVTVAICYSTTPDRLLRRFLNLESLKLKGKPRAAMFNLIPEDWGGYAGPWIRGLVHALDCLKALHFRRMIVSDEDIDALVRARGNVLKSLKLDKCSGFSTDGLLLIARSCKNITALFLEESLIVENDDRWVHELAVNNSVLEALNFYMTELRVTPQDLELLARNCKSLVSLKISECDISDLVGFFRAATSLEEFGGGSFNDQVGEVNKYDVIRFPPRLCCVGLIFMGTNEMNLLFPFAAALKKLDLQYTFLSTEDHCQLIERCPNLEVLEVRDVIGDRGLEVVAQTCKRLRRLRIERGDDEHGLEDEQGRVTQLGLSALARGCPELEYLAVYASDITNAALESLGTYSKNLCDFRLVLLDREERITELPLDNGVRALLRGCTKIRRFAFYLRPGGLSDVGLGYIGENSSNIRWMLLGNVGDSDAGLLMFSRGCPLLQKLELRSCCFSERALALAATQLPSLRYLWVQGYRASPGGGDLLAMARPFWNIEFIPPIQVTCDTRGVEAQAQILAYYSLVGRRTDCPESVIPLYPASSVHM; this is encoded by the exons atggAACAGCGGAGGTTTGACAGGGCGGTGAGCTTTGGGATATCGGATGCGGCGTTGGAGCGGGTGATGGCGTACGTCGACGACCCCCGCGACCGGGAGGCCATCTCGCTGGTGTGCAAGAAGTGGTACCGCATCGACGCCCTCTCGCGGAAGCACGTCACCGTCGCCATCTGCTACTCCACCACCCCCGACCGGCTCCTCCGCAGGTTCCTCAACCTCGAGTCCCTCAAGCTCAAGGGCAAGCCCCGCGCTGCCATGTTCAACCTGATCCCCGAGGACTGGGGCGGCTATGCCGGCCCTTGGATCCGCGGCCTCGTCCACGCCCTCGACTGCCTCAAGGCCCTTCACTTCCGCCGCATGATCGTCTCGGACGAGGACATTGACGCCCTCGTTCGGGCCCGGGGCAACGTGCTCAAGTCGCTCAAGCTAGACAAGTGTTCTGGATTCTCCACGGACGGCCTCTTGCTCATCGCCCGTTCTTGCAA AAACATTACGGCATTATTCTTGGAAGAAAGCTTAATTGTCGAGAATGATGATAGATGGGTTCACGAGCTTGCTGTCAACAATTCTGTGTTGGAGGCTTTGAATTTCTACATGACAGAGCTTAGAGTTACACCACAGGACCTCGAGCTACTTGCTAGGAACTGCAAGTCTTTGGTTTCCCTGAAGATCAGTGAATGTGACATCTCAGATCTAGTTGGTTTCTTCCGTGCAGCAACGTCACTGGAAGAGTTTGGTGGGGGCTCATTTAATGATCAAGTTGGAGAGGTCAACAAGTACGACGTGATTAGGTTTCCTCCCAGGCTTTGCTGTGTTGGGCTCATTTTTATGGGTACGAATGAGATGAACTTATTATTTCCATTTGCTGCTGCACTGAAGAAGCTCGACTTGCAATACACGTTTCTCAGCACCGAGGATCATTGTCAGCTGATCGAACGATGTCCAAATCTAGAGGTTCTCGAG GTAAGGGATGTGATTGGAGATAGAGGATTAGAGGTTGTTGCTCAGACGTGCAAGAGACTCCGAAGGCTAAGAATAGAGAGGGGGGACGATGAACACGGCCTGGAAGATGAACAGGGTCGAGTCACACAACTTGGGCTATCGGCTCTAGCTCGGGGATGCCCTGAACTAGAGTACCTGGCAGTATATGCCTCTGATATAACGAACGCAGCTTTGGAATCTCTTGGAACTTATAGCAAAAATCTTTGTGATTTCCGGCTTGTCTTGCTCGATAGAGAAGAAAGGATCACGGAACTACCCCTCGACAACGGTGTTCGAGCTCTCTTGAGAGGTTGCACCAAGATTAGGAGGTTTGCCTTCTATCTGAGGCCAGGAGGTCTATCCGACGTTGGTCTCGGTTACATTGGCGAGAATAGTAGCAATATCAGATGGATGCTGTTGGGTAATGTTGGGGACTCCGATGCTGGATTATTGATGTTTTCAAGAGGTTGCCCTCTTCTGCAGAAGCTGGAGCTTAGGAGCTGTTGTTTCAGCGAGCGTGCCTTGGCTTTGGCCGCTACGCAGCTGCCTTCTTTGAGGTACTTGTGGGTGCAGGGGTATAGGGCATCCCCGGGTGGTGGCGACCTTTTGGCAATGGCCCGTCCATTCTGGAACATAGAATTTATTCCTCCAATACAGGTTACATGTGACACCCGCGGCGTAGAGGCCCAGGCTCAGATACTTGCTTACTACTCCCTCGTCGGCAGAAGAACAGATTGCCCGGAGTCTGTGATCCCTCTATATCCAGCATCAAGTGTACATATGTAG
- the LOC135613161 gene encoding pentatricopeptide repeat-containing protein At2g29760, chloroplastic-like, whose translation MATRILPSHPSALPRTHDPNNNGSGCSRSNNLPVRRKAEDHPVIALLDDHRRLDADGIRRIHARMLRLGLLGHPYSASRLLAACSLSPSADLRYARRVFDHIPTPNLFTWNIIIRAHASAPDPRLALLLFSSLLRHSPHSPDKFTFPFAIKAAAELAALREGAALHAMVAKSPLLRSDVFVLNSLVHLYAACGDSNLSLRVFEKIPERDVVSWNSAITALAQGGRWDEALQLFEEMDGENVRPNDVTMVSVASVCGKKGDLELGKRIHSYIERNDIKQSLILDNALLDMFVKCGSLADAESLFDGMTTKDSISWTTMLVGYAKSGQFDAARRVFDEMPRRDIASWNALISCYEQSGRPKEALDLFHELQHADATPDQVTLVAALSACSQSGALELGCWIHAYMEKNNLELNFHLTTSLIDMYSKCGDVDKALHVFGCVSRRDVFVWSAMIAGLAMHGRGREALDLFEQMQEAKVEPNTVTFTNILCACSHAGLVEEGRLYFSQMLPVYGISPTADHYSCMVDILGRAGRLEEARGYVENMPMPPGASAWGALLGACAVHKNVELGELACKRLLELEPRNHGAYVILSNLYARSGRWDAVAMLRKWMKDGSIKKEAGCSSIEVHGVVHEFLVGDISHPMKEKIYLQLEDMASRLKAAGYVPNRKLVLQDIEDDAKDKALCLHSEKLAIAFGLLRTCSPAPIRITKNLRVCDDCHSVAKLVSGIYNRNIILRDRYRFHHFTGGSCSCMDYW comes from the coding sequence ATGGCGACTCGGATTCTGCCATCCCATCCTTCGGCGCTTCCTCGTACACACGACCCCAACAACAACGGCAGCGGCTGCAGCAGGAGCAACAACCTCCCTGTTAGGAGGAAAGCCGAGGACCATCCGGTTATCGCGCTTCTGGACGACCACCGGCGCCTCGACGCCGACGGCATCAGGCGAATCCACGCCCGCATGCTTCGCCTCGGCCTCCTCGGCCATCCTTACTCGGCCAGCCGCCTCCTCGCCGCCTGCTCCCTCTCCCCCTCCGCCGACCTTCGCTACGCCCGCCGGGTGTTCGACCACATCCCCACTCCCAATCTCTTCACCTGGAATATCATCATCCGCGCCCACGCCTCCGCCCCCGATCCTCGCCtcgccctcctcctcttctccagcTTGCTCCGCCACAGCCCCCACTCGCCGGACAAGTTCACCTTCCCTTTCGCCATAAAGGCCGCTGCCGAACTGGCGGCCCTCCGCGAGGGCGCCGCCCTCCACGCGATGGTCGCCAAATCCCCCCTTTTACGTTCCGACGTCTTCGTCCTTAACTCTCTCGTCCACTTGTACGCGGCCTGCGGGGACTCGAATCTCTCCCTCAGGGTGTTTGAGAAGATTCCTGAGCGAGACGTCGTGTCTTGGAACTCCGCGATCACTGCTCTGGCGCAGGGCGGTCGCTGGGACGAGGCTCTGCAACTGTTCGAGGAGATGGATGGCGAGAACGTGAGGCCCAACGACGTGACGATGGTGAGCGTTGCTTCAGTCTGTGGGAAAAAGGGCGACTTGGAGCTTGGCAAGCGAATACATTCTTACATTGAGCGAAATGATATTAAGCAAAGCTTAATACTGGATAATGCCTTGCTCGACATGTTTGTGAAGTGCGGAAGCTTGGCGGACGCCGAGTCGCTTTTTGATGGCATGACCACCAAGGACTCCATCTCGTGGACCACGATGCTCGTCGGGTATGCAAAGTCAGGGCAGTTCGATGCCGCGCGCCGAGTGTTCGATGAAATGCCCAGGCGTGATATTGCTTCTTGGAATGCTTTGATCTCGTGTTATGAACAGAGTGGTCGTCCGAAGGAAGCTTTAGATCTCTTCCATGAATTGCAGCATGCCGATGCTACGCCTGATCAGGTAACACTGGTTGCTGCACTGTCAGCTTGCTCCCAATCGGGTGCACTGGAGTTGGGCTGTTGGATCCATGCATACATGGAGAAGAACAACTTGGAGCTAAATTTTCATCTCACAACTTCGCTGATCGACATGTATTCCAAGTGCGGAGACGTGGATAAGGCCCTCCATGTGTTCGGCTGTGTGAGCAGGAGGGATGTGTTCGTGTGGAGTGCCATGATTGCAGGGCTGGCAATGCATGGAAGGGGAAGAGAAGCTTTGGATCTCTTTGAGCAAATGCAGGAGGCCAAGGTGGAGCCGAACACCGTAACCTTCACCAACATATTATGTGCTTGTAGCCATGCAGGGTTGGTCGAGGAGGGCAGGCTGTATTTTAGCCAAATGCTTCCTGTCTATGGCATTTCACCGACTGCCGATCACTACAGTTGCATGGTTGACATCCTCGGCCGTGCCGGGCGATTGGAAGAAGCCAGAGGGTATGTGGAGAACATGCCAATGCCGCCGGGCGCTTCAGCATGGGGTGCATTGCTCGGAGCCTGTGCCGTTCATAAAAATGTCGAGTTGGGTGAGCTTGCATGTAAACGACTGCTGGAGTTGGAGCCTAGAAATCATGGAGCCTATGTGATTTTGTCTAATTTATATGCCAGATCAGGAAGATGGGATGCTGTTGCCATGCTGAGGAAGTGGATGAAAGACGGTTCAATCAAGAAGGAGGCAGGTTGTAGCTCCATAGAAGTTCATGGTGTGGTGCATGAGTTTTTGGTGGGAGATATATCTCACCCTATGAAGGAGAAGATATATCTGCAGTTGGAGGATATGGCGTCGAGATTGAAAGCAGCTGGTTATGTACCCAACAGAAAACTTGTCTTGCAGGATATAGAAGATGATGCGAAAGACAAGGCACTATGTTTACACAGTGAGAAACTGGCAATTGCTTTTGGACTTCTTAGGACGTGTTCGCCGGCACCGATACGGATCACAAAGAATCTTCGTGTATGTGATGACTGCCACTCGGTTGCCAAGCTTGTGTCTGGTATATACAACAGGAACATAATCTTGAGAGACCGGTATCGGTTCCACCATTTTACTGGAGGTTCCTGTTCATGTATGGATTATTGGTGA
- the LOC103986118 gene encoding nematode resistance protein-like HSPRO2 translates to MAASEISPAPSDAKSKVWSTAAALRGHDASAIAAYEDYLRLPELAKLWSSNDFPRWTNESILKPALQGLEITFRFVSLALSDPRPYANHREWKRRLESLAARQVEIIATLCEEEARAGGGAPIADLSSCQGLLSRGKSSQEVWKVPGTSSVVSRTSEASLLPRLATWEKSEDVASKILFQIESQMHRCQFTLGLGEPNLTGKPTLEYDLVVRPSDLHALKRSPGSSKDLHNHEDQALCTIQQILESWLFAARELLARVDQRMDDKDWAQAANDCWLLERVWKLLSDVEDLHLLMDPDDFLRLKSQLAIKATSGSEAFCFRSAALLQVANSCKDLKRRVPWILGVEADPNGGPRVQDAAMRLFHSRRRGEGDNPGKIDLLQALQAVEVALKTFFFAYRHLVATVMGSLEASGNRAVYTPSEALDPLSQVFLEPPYYPSLDAAKTFLGDFWQNELGSGASKTKWH, encoded by the coding sequence ATGGCGGCGTCCGAAATATCGCCCGCGCCTTCCGATGCCAAGTCGAAAGTATGGTCGACTGCTGCTGCTCTACGGGGCCACGATGCCTCCGCCATCGCGGCTTATGAGGACTACCTCCGCCTTCCCGAGCTCGCCAAGCTCTGGAGCTCCAATGACTTCCCTCGGTGGACCAACGAGTCCATCCTCAAGCCGGCCTTGCAGGGCCTGGAGATCACCTTCCGGTTCGTCTCCCTCGCCCTCTCCGACCCCCGGCCATACGCGAACCACCGGGAGTGGAAGCGGCGGCTCGAGTCACTCGCCGCGCGTCAGGTCGAGATCATCGCCACCCTCTGCGAGGAGGAAGCTCGCGCCGGCGGTGGTGCGCCCATCGCGGATCTCAGCTCGTGCCAGGGGCTCCTGTCCCGGGGCAAGAGCTCGCAGGAGGTGTGGAAGGTCCCCGGCACCAGCAGCGTGGTGAGCCGTACCAGCGAGGCGAGCCTGCTGCCTCGGCTGGCCACGTGGGAGAAGTCGGAAGACGTGGCTTCCAAGATCCTGTTCCAGATCGAGAGCCAGATGCATCGGTGCCAGTTCACGCTGGGGTTGGGCGAGCCCAACCTCACAGGGAAGCCTACGCTGGAGTACGACCTCGTCGTCCGCCCATCGGACCTCCACGCCCTGAAGAGGAGCCCCGGCTCGTCGAAGGACCTCCACAACCACGAAGACCAGGCGCTCTGCACGATTCAGCAGATCCTCGAGTCGTGGCTCTTCGCCGCCCGGGAGCTCTTGGCTCGAGTCGATCAGAGGATGGATGACAAGGACTGGGCGCAGGCGGCGAACGATTGCTGGTTGCTCGAGCGCGTGTGGAAGCTGCTGTCGGACGTGGAGGACCTCCACCTGCTGATGGACCCAGACGACTTCCTCCGGCTCAAGAGCCAGCTGGCCATCAAAGCCACCTCCGGCTCGGAGGCGTTCTGCTTCCGCTCTGCGGCTCTGCTGCAGGTGGCGAACTCTTGCAAGGACCTGAAGCGGAGGGTGCCGTGGATCCTGGGAGTGGAGGCGGACCCCAACGGGGGGCCCCGGGTGCAAGACGCCGCGATGAGGCTGTTCCACAGccggcggcggggcgagggcgacaACCCCGGGAAGATCGATCTGCTGCAGGCGCTGCAGGCggtggaggtggcgttgaagaccTTCTTCTTCGCCTACCGGCACTTGGTGGCGACGGTCATGGGGAGCCTGGAAGCCAGCGGCAACAGAGCCGTGTATACGCCGTCGGAGGCGCTGGATCCGCTGTCGCAGGTTTTCCTGGAGCCGCCGTATTACCCGAGCTTGGATGCGGCCAAGACGTTCTTAGGAGATTTCTGGCAGAACGAGCTCGGCAGCGGCGCATCCAAGACGAAGTGGCATTGA
- the LOC135613166 gene encoding auxin transporter-like protein 1 yields MASRGSTCLLIVYVNVVCREIMHAMWKPRKFKYIYFLATLYVFTLTLPSAAAVYWAFGDQLLTHSNAFSLLPKSGWRDAAVILMLIHQFITFGFACTPLYFVWEKVIGMHDTESICMRSLARLPVVIPIWFLAIIFPFFGPINSAVGALLVSFTVYIIPAMAHMLTYRTPSARQNAVEKLAFFLPSWTALYVVNAFVVGWVTVVGFGLGGWASVINFVKQVDTFGLFAKCYQCHKPHPHPPAASGPPPQLH; encoded by the exons ATGGCCTCTCGTGGATCGACCTGCTTGCTCATCGTGTATGTTAACGTTGTGTGCAGGGAGATCATGCATGCCATGTGGAAACCACGGAAGTTCAAGTACATCTACTTTCTAGCTACATTGTACGTGTTCACTCTGACGCTACCGTCGGCGGCCGCCGTGTACTGGGCCTTTGGCGACCAGCTTCTGACCCACTCCAATGCGTTCTCGCTGCTGCCCAAGTCAGGGTGGAGGGACGCGGCGGTGATTCTCATGTTGATCCACCAGTTCATCACCTTCGGCTTCGCCTGCACCCCGCTCTACTTCGTGTGGGAGAAGGTGATCGGAATGCACGACACCGAGAGCATCTGTATGCGCTCCCTCGCCCGGCTTCCGGTCGTCATCCCCATCTGGTTCCTGGCCATTATATTCCCATTCTTTGGGCCCATAAACTCCGCGGTGGGGGCTCTCCTCGTCAGCTTCACCGTCTATATCATCCCCGCCATGGCACACATGCTCACCTATCGCACCCCATCGGCACGGCAG AACGCTGTGGAGAAGCTGGCATTCTTTCTACCCAGCTGGACGGCGCTGTACGTGGTGAACGCCTTCGTGGTGGGGTGGGTGACGGTGGTGGGCTTCGGTCTCGGCGGCTGGGCCAGCGTGATCAACTTCGTCAAGCAGGTCGACACCTTCGGTCTCTTCGCCAAGTGCTACCAGTGCCACAAACCGCATCCTCATCCTCCCGCTGCCTCTGGCCCGCCACCGCAGCTCCACTGA